A single Gallaecimonas xiamenensis 3-C-1 DNA region contains:
- the murJ gene encoding murein biosynthesis integral membrane protein MurJ — protein sequence MSRKLLKASALVSFMTLISRVLGLVRDVVIANLLGAGNAADVYFFAQKIPNFLRRLFAEGAFSQAFVPVLADVQQNQGEDAMRQLVARVSGTLGLIITFVTVLGIIGSPVVTMLFGTGWFVAWLNGEADGAKFELASLMLKITFPYLWFISITALAGAVLNTLGRFAVAAFTPVFLNVAIIACAIWLSPQLDQPEIGLAWGVFLGGVIQLLFQIPFIYKAGFLVRPRWAWGDAGVARIRKLMIPALFGVSVSQINLLLDTFIASWLVGGSISWLYYADRLLEFPLGLFGIAIATVILPTLSRRHAGKESEAFAHTMDWGVRMVLLLGMPAAAGMMVLSAPLLMVLFLHGAFDVNAALGASLALWAYGSGLVAFMIIKVLAPGFYAKQDTKTPVRIGIIAMVANMVFNIVLASLLGEQLGYVGLAAATSMSAFLNAGLLALGLWRRHIYRPGRLTWLTLGRIALATAAMVAVLWYANPSVADWQQLSLAQRPLWLASLVGAGVLAYGLSLVILGFRPRHLKAGSQF from the coding sequence TTGAGCCGCAAACTCCTAAAAGCCAGTGCCCTGGTCAGCTTTATGACCTTGATCTCCCGTGTCCTGGGGCTGGTCCGCGATGTGGTCATCGCCAACCTTTTGGGGGCCGGTAATGCGGCCGACGTTTACTTCTTTGCCCAGAAGATCCCCAACTTCCTGCGCCGCCTTTTTGCCGAAGGAGCCTTCTCCCAAGCCTTTGTGCCGGTGCTGGCGGATGTGCAGCAAAACCAGGGCGAGGACGCCATGCGCCAATTGGTGGCCAGGGTATCGGGCACCTTGGGGCTCATTATTACCTTTGTGACTGTGCTGGGCATCATAGGCTCACCGGTAGTGACCATGCTGTTCGGTACCGGCTGGTTTGTGGCCTGGCTCAACGGCGAGGCGGACGGTGCCAAGTTTGAGCTGGCATCTTTGATGCTGAAGATCACCTTTCCTTATCTTTGGTTTATCAGCATCACTGCCCTGGCTGGCGCCGTGCTCAATACCCTGGGCCGTTTTGCGGTGGCCGCCTTTACGCCGGTGTTTTTGAACGTGGCCATCATCGCCTGCGCCATCTGGCTGTCGCCTCAGCTGGACCAGCCGGAGATTGGCCTGGCCTGGGGCGTGTTCCTCGGCGGCGTTATCCAACTGCTGTTCCAAATCCCCTTCATCTATAAGGCCGGTTTTTTGGTGCGGCCGCGCTGGGCCTGGGGTGATGCCGGTGTTGCCCGTATCCGTAAACTGATGATACCGGCCCTGTTCGGGGTGTCGGTCAGCCAGATTAACCTGCTGCTGGATACCTTTATTGCTTCCTGGCTGGTGGGGGGCTCTATTTCCTGGCTCTATTACGCCGACCGGTTACTGGAATTTCCCTTGGGGCTGTTCGGCATCGCCATTGCCACCGTTATATTGCCGACCCTGTCGCGGCGCCATGCCGGTAAGGAATCCGAGGCCTTTGCCCATACCATGGACTGGGGCGTGCGGATGGTACTGCTGCTGGGCATGCCCGCCGCCGCCGGCATGATGGTGCTGTCGGCGCCGCTGCTGATGGTGCTGTTTTTGCACGGCGCTTTCGATGTCAACGCCGCCCTTGGCGCCTCCCTGGCCCTGTGGGCCTACGGCTCTGGCCTGGTGGCCTTTATGATCATCAAGGTGCTGGCCCCGGGCTTTTATGCCAAACAGGACACCAAGACCCCGGTACGTATTGGAATCATCGCCATGGTGGCCAATATGGTGTTCAACATCGTCCTGGCCAGCCTGCTGGGGGAGCAGCTGGGCTATGTGGGCCTGGCGGCAGCCACCTCCATGTCGGCCTTCCTTAACGCCGGCCTGCTGGCTTTAGGGCTCTGGCGCCGCCATATTTACCGGCCGGGGCGTTTGACCTGGCTGACCCTTGGCCGCATTGCCCTGGCCACGGCGGCCATGGTGGCGGTGCTCTGGTACGCCAACCCCAGCGTGGCCGATTGGCAACAGCTGAGCCTGGCTCAGCGCCCGTTGTGGCTGGCCAGCCTTGTTGGTGCCGGTGTTTTGGCCTATGGCCTGTCACTGGTGATACTGGGCTTTAGGCCCCGGCACCTGAAAGCAGGCAGCCAGTTCTGA
- the ribF gene encoding bifunctional riboflavin kinase/FAD synthetase, protein MELIRGLYNVRPHHHGCVLTIGNFDGVHLGHQAVLGKLIEKARELSLPATVMLFEPQPLELFKGAEAPARLSRLRDKLRALADLGMDRVIVEPFTPHFASLAPQAFIQQQLVARLGVKFLVVGDDFRFGHGRQGDFAMLQSAGAEHGFTVTNTDSFCLVDDRVSSTRIREALKDDRLADAEAMLGRPYSISGRVHHGAKMGRTLGFPTVNLPLKRKVSPVNGVFAVDVLGADDAAWPGIANIGVKPTVNGKVPTLEVHLLDFDGDLYGCQLQVVLRKKLRDEQRFESLDALRAQIEQDEQAARAFFAHRKQSLE, encoded by the coding sequence ATGGAGCTTATTCGCGGACTCTATAATGTCCGACCCCACCACCACGGCTGTGTGCTGACCATCGGCAACTTCGATGGCGTACACCTGGGCCACCAGGCGGTATTGGGAAAACTCATTGAAAAAGCACGTGAATTGTCGCTGCCTGCGACAGTGATGCTGTTTGAGCCCCAGCCCCTGGAACTGTTCAAGGGCGCCGAGGCCCCGGCCCGGTTGTCACGCCTTCGCGACAAGCTCAGGGCCCTGGCGGACCTGGGTATGGACAGGGTCATAGTCGAGCCTTTTACCCCCCATTTTGCCAGCCTGGCGCCCCAGGCCTTTATCCAGCAGCAGCTGGTGGCAAGACTGGGGGTGAAATTCCTGGTGGTGGGTGACGATTTTCGTTTTGGCCACGGCCGCCAAGGGGACTTTGCCATGCTGCAAAGCGCCGGCGCCGAGCATGGCTTTACCGTCACCAATACCGACAGCTTTTGTCTGGTGGACGACAGGGTGTCCAGCACCCGTATCCGTGAAGCCTTAAAAGATGACCGCCTGGCCGATGCCGAAGCCATGCTGGGCCGTCCTTACAGCATCAGCGGTCGCGTCCACCACGGCGCCAAAATGGGCAGGACCCTGGGGTTTCCCACTGTCAACCTGCCCTTGAAACGAAAAGTCAGCCCCGTTAACGGGGTCTTTGCCGTCGACGTGCTGGGGGCCGATGACGCCGCCTGGCCGGGGATCGCCAATATTGGCGTCAAACCCACCGTTAATGGCAAAGTACCCACTTTGGAAGTCCACCTGCTGGATTTCGACGGCGACCTCTATGGTTGCCAACTGCAAGTGGTGTTAAGAAAGAAGCTGCGCGACGAACAGCGCTTTGAATCCCTGGACGCCCTGCGCGCCCAGATCGAGCAGGACGAGCAGGCCGCCCGTGCCTTTTTTGCCCATCGTAAGCAATCTCTTGAGTGA